The Ailuropoda melanoleuca isolate Jingjing chromosome 4, ASM200744v2, whole genome shotgun sequence region TCGATGAGCGCCATCATGTCTGTGTGGTAGAAGATGGCAGCTGTGGCGGGGCTGGCGAACACATCCTGCAGGAACTTGAGGATGGAGTGTGGCGGCTGCGGCTCATGTTTGAAGATGCGCACGGGGTCatctgggaggcagggggaggaggcgtCAGGGTGGTCGTTGTGGGGAGCCCGGGGGGCACCGCAGGGAGTTATGGGGGTCACGGAGTCAAATGGCAGGGCAGTGGTACCACACGGATTCCTGGGCCCTCACCCCCTCTGTTCAGGAGCAACAGCAGCTTCTCGGAGAAGATCTTGACGTTGGAGTGTTTGCTCAGGGCCGTCATGATGACGTTCTGGTCAGGGGCTGAGGAAGGACATGGGTGTAGACCAGCGCACGGGCACCGCGCAGGGAGAGCCCCCGCGCTGGTCAGCCCCCTcccgccggccccgcccccacctggcAGGTGCAAGTTGAGAGCTAGGAGCAGGTTCATGCACAGATCCGGCAGCTGCTCTGTGGTGTCCAGGGGCAGCCCGTCCTCGACGATGCTCAGCAGGAACTGGGCGAAGGGCGTGCCCAGGTGCTCTGGGAGGGGGCGCACAGAATCtgagccctccctgcctctgtaCGCCACCCAGCCCCCTGGGTTCCTGTGAGCCCCCGGGGAGGATGCCCTATCCCCGTCAGCCGTGGGTCCCCCAGGGCCCCGGGCTCCCAGCGGTCGGCGGCCTGCCCGCTTACCGTAGTGTGCGTAGGGCACTGCCTCCCCCATGGAGAAGACCATGGCCAGGATGAGGGCGGAGTAGCAGAGCTTCTGGTGATCTGGAGGGCAAGGCAGGCGGTCAGAGCCCCTACAGCGGGTGGGAACCCCCCACGCGGCAGGAAGCTCCCCGTCGCCTCACCCTGCGTGTCTGTCTGCATGTCCCGTGCCAGCTCCACAGGCAGCACGGACGACACGAGCGTGGAGATGATGGCTGCGTCCAGGCTGCACATGGCGCCAAAACACTTGAGAAGCAGCAGCCGAAGCGACGCCCGGTGCTCCTGGCAGGAGACCCTGTGCGCTCAGAGCCCAGAACCCCCACCTCTGCCCGGGCGCCTCCACGCCCCCGCCCCTCTGCCTCACACACACCATCTGGTAGTAGGCCACCAAGGCCAGGACAGACTCGAACTCATTCCTCTTGCACATTTTCTTGCAAACTTCAGGGTCTGCGTCAgtctgtggggaggaggaagtgggacaGACTCAGTGTGAGCCTCGTGGCCACACGAGTGAGCTGAGTGCACGCAGGGGAGACTCTTGAGCAACGGGGGCGGGAGGGGAGTGTGGAGGGGGGGGACACCTGTGGGCCCCCACCCCGCACCAGAATGTGCAGCAGCTCCTCCAGGTAGCAGCGGATGACACCCTCGTCCTCGTACAGGGCCCAGCTGCGCTGCTGGGCATCGTCTTTCCGCCGAGCCAGGTCTGCAAAGATCACCTCCAGCCGCTGCTGGTCATGGCAGACctgccctgagggcagggctgtgctcagGTCctggagggggggaggaagagggggaggcaTGGCTCAGCACACTCcttgcccatccccatctccaggaagcccccaaggCTTGGAAGTCAACCCAAACCCTGAGGATGTCACAGGCATGAGCTCCAGGCCAACATCAGGCAAGGgtccccagcctcacctctcaGAGCTGCCTCTAGTTCGTGTCCTCCCAGAACCTGTGATGGGACCGGCCCCtggttctctttcttcctcccctctgccccgtCTCGAGCTCCCACTGAAGACCTGCTCCCACGGCCCACACCTCAACACCAACACTCCCAAGGGCACCAGCCCAGTTCTACACGCCCTCTGCAAGTAACCCCACTGCCCCCAGTCTTGATAACATGCTGGGACCAGATTCTGCGTGAGACACCCCTGCGGGGGCCTTCCAACAACTCACCTCTCATCCCAGCCCTGTATAAACATCTTCCATGAGGAAGGCCACTGACTCTGTCACTGCCTGAATGTGACTGAGACGCTACCCTCCAAATCCACACGATGAGCTACCAGGCCTTGTCATCTCCCCACTTCCCGTCTCCCAAGTGGCTGCCACCTGATAAGCACCCGCCGTGCCCAGCACAGACAAGCCCGTTGACCTGCTGTTCCACGTGTCGCCTCCCCCACCACGGCTGCCGGGTTCTGGGGCCCTAAGGAGGGACCTTGGGCCCATCTGGTCCCCACATGGAGAAGGTTCACTGCCCTCCAATCCTGTTTCCTGACCAGTGCCCCAACCCCGGCAAAGGATCCCACCGACCCCACGATGCCCACGCACCTGACTCACACCTGAGTCAGCCCCGAGGCCTCCGCCACAGCTCTCGAAGCACCCACTCCTCTCCACTGCCAAGGCCAGCAAGCATGGTCCTCTCTCATGCCCTTTGTCTACTCCTCCCCAGCAGCCAGAGAAGACACTTGGCCACTCACATCTGGTCTCATCTGTCACCTGCCCCGagtctcacctcctcccacaccccGTTCCCCCACTCCCCATGTTAGAGCCATGCTGGCCTTGTTCCACTTCCTCCTGCGAGCCAGCGTGGTCCTGCCTTATGGCCCTTGCCCAGGCTAagcctctgcctggaattctcttcctccctttctcctccgaGGATCAGCTCAtatgtccccagcacccagcacaatgAAGGCCGAGCTTGAGCTCAACAGACGCCTGTCAAGTTAAGGCTGGACACAAGtgtgagggtggggatggggcgggggaggcaggGCGGCCCAAGGATGGGGAGGCCCCTGGCCCTGCCGCCCACCCTCACCTTGCCCTCTACCAGCGAGAGGAGGACCTGCTCCATGACAGGCGAGCTGGCTGGTACGGAGGCCTGGATGTGACCCACCACGACGCCAATGGCCACACGGCATAGCTCGTGGCTCAGGCCGGTGTTTCTCCGCACGAGCTCCATCAGCTCTGCCCCGATGGTCCTGGGCACGGCAGGCTCAGCCACCACCTTCTCCTCTGCGGTCCCCAGGCTCAGTGCGCCCAGGGCCTCCAGCTCATCAGGGGCTGAGGCTGTATCAACCGCCACCTCCTCTGTCAGGGGCTCGGGGGCTGGCACCTTGGAGGGAGGGGGCTGAGCTTGGGACACAGTGGTATGGGTGCCTCGGCGGGGCACAGGTGGGGGCGTGGGTGAGCAGCTGGGGCCCAGCTCAGACGAGCTAGAGCCGGTACAGAGCGTGTCAAGGGAGGTGCTGCTGACTGAGGAGCCGCTGGACACAGAACTGCCCCCGGAGGGCGTGGTGTTGCGGCCGCCTGTGGGCAGAGAGTGGATGCTGTGCTGGGACAGCTCCCTGGGTCCCTTACCCCTCCAGGCCctgagccccgccccccccagtACAGGGCCTGGTTTCTCTGCCAGACCTGCCCCACCAAGCCCAGAGCCCCTAACTTCCTGACGCAAGCAGAGCAACCATTCCAAGCATAGGGTGCCCCCCCAACTGCCCCAACCCTGCCTTCTCACCACTTCCTGGGGCCATCAGGGCCTCCCGGTCTCGGCGCTGCACGGGCGGGGGTGGCGTGGTGGGAGCTGCCCGGCGAGGCTGCGGTGGGATCTGGGGGGACAGAAGTGGGCTCTGGGAGGACAGGCTGCCAGCCGGGGTACCGCCTGGCTAGGGAACTGGGCTCTCGGCATGGGCAGGGCTATGGCTCTGCATCACTGACCCAAGTGGACTCTCGGAGCCTCTGGACCAAGCCTTAagctccacccaccccccttccTCAGCATATCCTCGCCACATACCTGGTAGAGGCCTCCGTCTGCCCCGAGATACTCAGAACTGGGCAGGCTGTGCTGCCGCTCGAACCCAGCTCGACACATCCCATTGGGCTGCCTAGCGGCAGCAGCGTCCAAATGGTGATCACTGGTGGACGGGGTCATGGCTGCGGGACTGGAGGCTGAGGGGCCTCTGCGGGACAGGGTCTCCTTCCGGTGGTGGATCAGCTTCCTGATGGAGGGACAGGGAGATTACTGGGCGAGTGACCTTAAAACTCCCAAAGTCCTCACATGCTCCTTGTGGGATGCAGAGGGGGCCCCTCACAGCCCAGgctcctcccacttccctcatGCTCCACCCCACTCTGCCCTACTCCCAACTCTGCCTTCCAGGCATCCCCAGTACTCACTGAAGGACCCCCACCCGACTGCTCACTGGGGTAGGGAGGTGGAGggtgccctcctcctcccctcccccacactcactgAAGGACTCCGCGCTGCTCCAGGCTGTACTTGCCACCATCCCGCATGGCTGCATTGTGCACAGCCTCGATGGCCCGGTCAATGGCTTGGAGGACATCCTGCTCCAGGCCCTGAGTAGGGGCAAGAGTGGGCAGTTAGACCTGGGGGCCTAGGGAGGGTGAGCCTAGACCCagcccaggatggagcccagggCAGACAGGAGACCGTTACAGCTAGAGCCTGGAATGCTCGACATGAGCATACAAAGTTGAACTACAATACGAAGTAAGGTTCTCAAACTGCGTCACTCAGGGAGCTGGGGCACGGAGTGGCCCCATGCTGCTGCTTTACATATTGGGGCCCCAGTCAGGCCCCACAGTGAGGCGCTCGGCTGTCTCTGAAAACCAGGGGTCTAGAGTAAAAACACAGCCCAAGGACCCCCAGCTTGAGACCAGGAGTACATACCTAGTCTATGCCCAGGCTTGGCTCAGAGCCTAGGCTGAtatgccaagcagggagcctctAGCGTCTGGAACCCTTAACAAATCTCTCTGGATCCTGCTGATCCTTTTCCAAACCAAGGTCACACTCCAGAATAGCCCTGTCCTCTCAGAGCCTTCTACGGACCCCAGGGATGGGCCTGAGGTACCAGCTGAGGATGGGCCAAAGGGACCTCCTCTTTCCACCCCTGCTTCTAGCCTTTATACCCTCTAGTTATTCCAGGAATCTTCCAGACTTGCCCTGGGAAACAGCAGTTCTGTATTTGTGGCAGAGGACGGACATAAGAGAGGGGCCTGGCCCCTGTCCCAGATTCCGTGCTGCCAGACCCAGCAACTCAGGGGTCTAACCAACCAGCCAGGCTGGCATGGTGTGACGAGCAGGGGGTGGCAGCCATGGGaccacccacctccacccctcccctgtccATGAGGGTCCATCAGGCTACATGGAAGTCTCAGAACTGAGGTGATGTCACACCAAGCGGGGTCAAAGAAGCGTCCCTGAtggggacagacagatggatacaGAGGTCGGCAAAGCCCTCCAGGTAGCATGGGGTATGCCAGAATGCAGGGAGACAGCAGACAGAAAGggggacagaaaaagaaacacatatccatagaaaacaacaaagagagagaaggggaaagagggagggaggagggaagggagggagagggagagacaggcagagggagacaacgcagaaagaaattgagagccagagatagagaaagggagagagtccGAATGGCAGACAGAGttagggagacagagacagggagatacACAGAAAGAGACTACGAGGGGTTGGTAGCCTTGCCGCCCTCCCCAAGCACCAAGCCCCACTAGCCCTGGAAAGGATCCTCACAGGCCCTTGAAGAAGAGGCTTCCAACCAACCCCCAACCCCTCTCTAGCTGGGTCTGACACGCACGTTCCAGAGCCAGCAGCCCTAGTGTCCAGAGCTCCAGTCACGCCCCAGGCACTCTGAGATGGGAGCAAGCTGAGGGTCCAAGATCTAGGGCCCAGCCCCTCTGGTAAGACCAGACGACATCTCCAAATTTATCCTGTTATTTCTGTCCTGAACTGGGCTGGGACAGGATGTTTCCTAAAGACTAGGGACTAGGATGGGGCGGGGGTGTCTGGCACAGGCCAGGCCTGGAGGCTCCAGGCCCTCCTTTCCCCTGAGGTCAGAATAGACCAGCTGGAGACATTGCACCCCAGCCCCCACAGCAGGACTATTCTTGGGGAAACAGGAACTGGAGATGCAGCCTCTGGAAGGAAACAGGGCCATAGTGAGACCAGGGGAAGCCATGAAGAGGTCTCACTTCCTCACAACCCGAgaggcccccaccccaggctgcggACAAGGAGGGATGGAGCTTTTCAATTTCAGAGAAAATCAGTCTGAAAAGTCAGGGCCTGAGGCTTgtgatggggggcggggagagcagTGCCAGGGAGTGCCAACAGGGGCTGAGATCTTTGGTTCCAAGAGAGTTGGGGGTGGTCTGAAGACGAGCTTAGAGGGTGGCTGAGTACAGAAGAGTGAAAGACACTGAGGTATTAAGGTTTGGTGGGTCATCGGGGGCTCCAGGGTCTCTGTGGGGGAGTGAGGCCATAGGCAACGGTTGGGGAAACAGGTGGTGTCCAGAGTGGCCCGGGTCTCGGTGGTGGAGGCAGTGGCTCCAGGTGCGGGTctgagggtgggaggaaagagtGTGGGATCCAGGGGATCCAGGGAAAGGACCGATTATGGGTCTGCGGTCTCAGGGATCTGGGGAACTGATCAGAATTCGGCCGTACTGGAATCTCAGAACTGAGTCTTGAATTCTACTCAGATGGGGCTTCAGATATTGGGTCTCAATGGGTCTGGGATCCCAAGGAGTCTCAGTCCCAGAGTTAGGCTTGCAGGTCTGGAGTCCTCAGAGTTGGCTGTCAAGGGCCTGGCCTTTTGTGGGGGTGCGGGCTCTTGGGGCCCCAGTCCTCTTGAGTCTGGGGTCCCAGGGTCAGATGCTCAAACTCTCTATCTGCGGGAGGTCCCGGTGGGCCTGGGGTTCCGGAGTCGGTACCGAGCGCCTGTGATGGGGCCCAGTCTAGGGACCGCGGAGGCCGGGCCGGGGAGGGGAACACTCACCTGCAGGCGGCGCAGGTAGGCGGGCGGCACGTAGCCCGTCTCGCCACTGCGCGCCCGCGCCGCCAGCCACCAGTGCGCGCTGCTGCGCTCCAGCACCAGGAAGGTCTCGCCCGCAGCGAACGCCAGCGCGTTGGGCTCCGCCGAGCGGAACGCGTAGAGCGCACGATACATGGAGCCGGGCCGGGCCGCGCCGGGGTAGTGGAAGCGGCGGGGGCTGCGGAACCAAGACGCCAGGCCCGGAGCACCGCGatcgccccgccccgccccgtgaCACACGACGCGTGCGCTCACCAGCCCGCCGCAGCCCCGCCTCGGGAGGGGGGCGGCCCCCGCGCGGCTCGCGGCGCCCCCTGGCGGCTCCAAGCGGAGCGGCCCGGCGCGGTTCTAGACCACTGCGGGTCCGGTCCGGACCCCTCAGACTCCGAGCCAACGATCCCTGCTGCGTACCCGCCCGGGGAACCCCACCCCAGCTTCTCCTGCCTGGCCCTCCACTCAAGCCCGTGTGCTGCGACCCGTTCGACGTCCCGAAGGAGCGCTCCGCCCGCGGCCCAACGGCAGAGCCCGTGTCCTGCGCCCTAGTGCTGAGCGTCCCCGCCACGCCGGGAGAGTGGGTCCTGACCTACTAACGGTAGCGTAGTCCCATTGTTGCATCTCGCTGATCCAACACTTGGAGGCGCCCGCGGGGGCCGGTCTCCTTGGTGTCCGCAGGCCGCATGATCCCTCCTCAGGGAGTCCCTAATCCAGCCGCACACACAGAAACCAGGTTGGCTGTTCTCCAGTCCAAAGTCCTCCCGTCCTAGttgcccacccacctcctcttcGCTAGCTTCTTTCTACTCCTCTAATGTGGGTCTTTGCATAtggtttcctctgcctgggacTCACTTCCCTCCCTCACAGCATATGATCATCAGGGTCCCAGTCGCTGTCACATTGCTTTCTTCATAGGACTTACAACTCCAAATTCTTATTTCTGAGCAGGCAGGAGAGCTGGTGAGGGTGAGGAGGGGCGTGCTTTGTGGCCGTAAGAGCTTGTTTGACCCTGCACACCTTTTCTAGTCAGCCCTGACCTGTCCTTGATGtcctgagagagggagggacccAGGGGAGAGGCCCGAAGGGTCCTGGGGGTTTCCTATTCCTGTCCGGGTACTGGTCCAGCCACATTCCCCACTGGAAGCCTGGGCCCAGGGTGCAGGGGGTGTGGGCACAAACAGGCCAGTGTACGCAGTTGGCATTTTGGGACATAGCACACATAGGCATAGTGGGCCCTGGAAAGGAGGTGTTGGGAGTTTCAGGGAGGTGTGGGTCTGCTGGAACTGGATATCAAGACCCTACCTTCTTGGCATTGGGTCTGTGCTCTTCTTCCTGGTGTCTGGTTCTGCAGTTCAAGACCTCCTGCCACACCTCCCAGAACCCTCCTAGCGAAGAAGTAGCTCTTAGGGGCTGCCTTGGCTGGAGCTGGGTTAGATGAGACTGGCGTAGTTGCGGTGGGTAGCAGTGGTGACATGTGGTGTGGTTAAGAGGAACACCTTTTCTCACTGGGACCCCCCACCTCCTAGGGCCTTTTACTGTGGAGCCCATGGCTGCCAATAGACCGGAGCCTGACAGCTACCCGAGGCCCCGGTTTGGCTCTAGGACATCTGAAATCACAGTGCAGGAGCTGAATCCAAGGTCTGGCACATATGCTGCCCAACTATGTCTTAAGCTGTATGGAGGGCAAGGAAAAGACCTGTATCAAGAAGTCAAGTAGTTCTTTGCTTAGGGGGTGCTGGGACACTAAGCCAGCACAGACCCCAAAGAGACCTAAGGGGCAAGCCAAGCAGCTGTGGTGATTTTAGGTCTATGAGGTGGGGGCAGTAGCAAGGAGAATATTCCTGGGCTAGGGTGGAGGAGATAGCATGTGTGAGGCTTCTGAGGGTTGGGAAGGGGGCTGGCTGCCTGCCCTTGGTAAGAACGACAGCAGCACTGTGTACAATTAACAAAAAGATTTGTATTAGAACATTTACACTCAGGGAAGAAAGAGGTATCTGCATCATCAAATGTGGAATGTtgaagaaatagttaaaataaataagactccGAACGCAGTTGAGGCTGGCTCAGGCTGGGACTCACAGAGGCCTCTGCACATCAGCTCCAGGCTGCAGGGGCCGACGGCCTGGCCATACTGGCCTCCTCCCCGACGCAGCACAGCTGTGCCTGGGACACAGAGAGTCTCTCAAGTGCTGGTGCGGCCAGCAAGCTCACTCCCCGCTTTCCTCACTTATCTCTGTGACAATGTCTATCAGGCTCTGGAGCCCAAAGATATAGCCAGCATCCTGGCCCTCGTGTACCACGCTGTCCTCGCCATACAGCCTGCAGGTGGTGTGTGCAAAGTCGATCATGCGCACGTCCACTGAGCTGGTGCCGATGGGCTTGTAGGCGTAGGCACCAGCAGACTCGTCAGCTGACTCCTCTGACAGGTCCTCCAAGTCCTCAGCATCTGAGTCCAGGGCCACCTCAGGCCATTCCTTGCCATCATAGATGACCAGTAGGGAGCTTGAGTAGAAGCGGTAGGACTCCTGTCGCTCCAAAATGGCCTTGAGCTCAGTCAGCTTCTTAAGCACAGGGCCCAGGAGCTCACGGCGCAGGTACCGACCattgtggaaaaactggaaaagtgCCTCCTTGAAGCCCTGCACCGATAGCTTCCGTCCATGGTACTTGTTCATGAACATAAGCTGCCCACTGCCTGCCTGGTACACCTGTGGGAGGGAGACCAGCAGGTTAGGTACTGACCGCCATCTCAAAGCCTGAACCCTGGGGAACAGCAGCAAGATGACAGCCCTGGATCAGCTCCTTGAACCTGTGAAGTACACCAGTCACACAAGACACTATCCTCTCTGATCAACCACCACTCAGGATGCAGCCCTCTGACCTGGCTCTGTCCACAGACCCCTGCTTAGTGTATGGGTTGGTGGAGAAGGCCTAACCTCCTTGCCTTTATTCCCGCTCCTGTCCAGAGGCTCTGGACTCAGTCAACCAGGTCAGCCCCAGAGGGTTCACCCAAGCATGCATGCTTTTTTCCTAACCAGAAAGCATTAGGAAGCATTAGGAAGTCATGCTGGAATCTTGAGATAACAGGACTATGCCAGGGTTTGGGAGCGGCAGCTACTGGATGCCCCAGCCAGCCCATGCTATGTCCCAGCAGTCCCCTCACCTGCATGCCACACACACGGACACCGATGACTGCAGATGTGCTCTGCTGGCACTTGCGGATCTGGTTGGCTGCTTTCTCCTCTGAAGCATCGTCACCGTGCTGGCGGGTACCCATCTTGAGGTCCAGGACACAAGGCACCTCATAGCGGGAAGTCAGGTTTTCCAGTAAGATGAATTCTGAGTGGTTAAGGACTATCCTCGCTCTAAAGAGAAGGTGCTGCTGCATGGGGCCTTGGCAGTCCCAGGGCACAATGCCTGTACACAATGCCTCAAAGAAGCCTGAGTCCACAGAGGGCCCCATCAGTCCTGCTATCCCACCATGTGGAGAGCCCAAGGCTGACCAGAGGGCTAAAAGGCATATTCAGCTCTTGTCAGGGAACTGCCTGGGTCTAGACTCAACACAGGCCTGGGCTTCCCGCAGCctgggggacacacacacaccatttccTGAACTCGGCGAGGTATGGGAAGAGGGTTCTGCACCAAACTGTCCTAAGTTATAAACAGAacattaaataagtaaatcctgTAGCCTTATATGTGAATTGGAAATAACTATATGAACTCatgaaaaattttctctttaaaatatatgcgtattggggtgcccgggtggcttagtcagttaagcgtctgccttcagctcaggtcatgattccaggatcctgggatggagtccctcatcaggctgtctgctcagtggggagcctgcttctccctctccctctgcctatttgtgctctgtcaaataaataaaatctttaagaataaataaataaatgtgtattttgctgctgtGTGGTCTAGAAACAATGACCTGCTAGATGTATGAGCACCCCTAGCAAGAGACCAGTTTTCCTGCGGCGGGGATTGGTGAACTATGGCTCCCTACTTGTTGTATGGCCTGTAAACTAGAAATcgttcttaaatttttaagtcatcaaaaaatatatataatgcttcatgacacatgaaaattaaatgatatgcAAATCTTGGTGACCATAGTTTTATTGGGATACGgtcatgctcattcatttacattaTCTATGGCTACTTTCATGCCACAATGGCAGAGCTGTGACAGACTGTAaagcctgcaaagcctaaaacatttactatttggCCCCCTACTGAAAAGGTCTGTAACTCCTGCCTTAGAGGAATGAGGAACTCACATCTGAAGTAGGAAACATACATGACTCTGGACCATCTTTTCATACCAGAAAGTGAGACAGCCATCACAGACTACCGTGACTGTGTCAGAAGGACTCAAGAGCCTATTTTAAAAGACCAAACATGGGACAATTTGTGCATCAGTAAAGATAAAAACTGCAATGGAGTAAACCACATCAAGTATGTTTAAATTCATAGATTCATAATGATACTGAAACTCACTGGTCACCTTTGGAGGATGTTGAAAAACCCACCCATTATTCCAAGTATttagtaaataaaggaaaaagaaacatttaatctGCCTTTCCTATATCAACTATACCTCAGGATAAGCATATAATCGATGGGAAAAAGTTTATCTTTACAGACTCCAGCTAAGAAGGAATGACAAAATTAGAAAACTGCCTAGTGGAAAAATGGACCTAAGGCAACAGCAAtacaggagagaaagacaaacagtgCACTTGCTGATGGCCAATACCATCTCAGAAGgattcctgcccccaccccacaactGAACCTCAATCTGATCAAGCCTGGAAATCAAACTATCAACTTAAtggaaacagagggaaaagagTAACATGTAAAAGACATCACAGGAATGTAATCGGTAAAATCCAGATGGTGGGAAACTTTAGAAGACCtagtttctttcttgtttttaagatttatttacttattaggggtggggagaagcagaaggagaggcagagagagtctcaagcagactgtccgctgagcacagagcccgacctggggcttgatctcacgatcctgagatcaggacctgagctgaaaccaagagtcagccacttaatcgactgcaccacccagatacCCTGAAGACTTACTTTCTTTAACAAGAaatttccaagaagaaaaaacagaaagggtatttaaaaagacttaaacatTTCGACCAAATACATGTGAATCTCACCTGGATCCCCATTCAAACAATCCAtcagtaaaaacagatttttaagacAATTAGGAAAATGTGGACACAAACTAGATATTTGATAATAAGGAATTACTGTCTACTTTTAAGGAGCAAGAATggtaataatgttttaaaatatccttctCCTAGAGATGCATGCTGAGGTGTGTGCAGATGGCAATGATCCAGGAGACACTTCAGAaagagctgggctgggggtgcgAAGTGTAAGCAGACAGTCATGGCAGGAGTCGGACTTAAGTGAGTTAACTGCCGCACCTGGGTCACTGGTACTTATAACTTCAAAGTATTATTCTATGtttaacatgtttaaaatatcccctagtagaaaaaagaaaaaccttctgcTCCCTTAGCTCTGCTGGAAGCTGGAGGGTGCTATGCCCCTGTGCAGTAGTGCAAAGAATTCTAGcttttttcctcctgtctctGTATATTGGGCTCAAAGATTATACCGAGTCTCTATGTGAATATGGACAGTTAGCATTTACCAACATGTACCTGTCTACTTTCTcttgtttaaaacttttaaaagatggGGTTATGGAAGGTCAGCAAAGGGTAGGTTTGAGATGTTTGGGTGGGTTAAGTGGGCATTTTGACAACATGGCTTCTCCTTTGGCATGTTTAATTGTGATGTTTAACGGAGATCCTTGCAGTTTAAGatgatgctttaaaataaaactcactcCTAATGATGACTTCAGCCCTGCCACTCCATGGGAGAATCGGCAGAACCCGTAGGATCTTATTTGGAATTGACACTCTCTATTGTAATTttgttcctgtttatttttaaattttctttttatttcactggAAAGGAAAGATGCTGCTCAGTTTTAAACGTTAAAAGTGTACAAGTTGCTTTGTTACAATAAAACTgaatgtgtaaaaataaataaataaaatatcccctagtaaaaagttaaaaataaataaaacatactcaATTCTGAGGAATTTCCCGCTCCCCNAGTGTACAAGTTGCTTTGTTACAATAAAACTGaatgtgtaaaaataaattaataaaatatcccctagtaaaaagttaaaaataaataaaacatactcaATTCTGAGGAATTTCCCGCTCCccatgagattaaaaaaagaaagaaatcagtgaaaca contains the following coding sequences:
- the NCKIPSD gene encoding NCK-interacting protein with SH3 domain, with translation MYRALYAFRSAEPNALAFAAGETFLVLERSSAHWWLAARARSGETGYVPPAYLRRLQGLEQDVLQAIDRAIEAVHNAAMRDGGKYSLEQRGVLQKLIHHRKETLSRRGPSASSPAAMTPSTSDHHLDAAAARQPNGMCRAGFERQHSLPSSEYLGADGGLYQIPPQPRRAAPTTPPPPVQRRDREALMAPGSGGRNTTPSGGSSVSSGSSVSSTSLDTLCTGSSSSELGPSCSPTPPPVPRRGTHTTVSQAQPPPSKVPAPEPLTEEVAVDTASAPDELEALGALSLGTAEEKVVAEPAVPRTIGAELMELVRRNTGLSHELCRVAIGVVVGHIQASVPASSPVMEQVLLSLVEGKDLSTALPSGQVCHDQQRLEVIFADLARRKDDAQQRSWALYEDEGVIRCYLEELLHILTDADPEVCKKMCKRNEFESVLALVAYYQMEHRASLRLLLLKCFGAMCSLDAAIISTLVSSVLPVELARDMQTDTQDHQKLCYSALILAMVFSMGEAVPYAHYEHLGTPFAQFLLSIVEDGLPLDTTEQLPDLCMNLLLALNLHLPAPDQNVIMTALSKHSNVKIFSEKLLLLLNRGDDPVRIFKHEPQPPHSILKFLQDVFASPATAAIFYHTDMMALIDITVRHIADLSPGDKLRVEYLSLMHAVIRSTPYLQHRHRLPDLQATLRRILTEEEASPQGQMDRMIVREMCKEFPVLGEEPS
- the IP6K2 gene encoding inositol hexakisphosphate kinase 2, with product MSPAFRAMDVEPRTKGVLLEPFVHQVGGHSCVLRFNETTLCKPLVPREHQFYETLPAEMRKFTPQYKGVVSVRFEEDEDRNLCLIAYPLKGDHGTVDSVDNLDCEPKSKLLRWTNKKHHVLETEKSPKDWVRQHRKEEKMKSHKLEEEFEWLKKSEVLYYSVEKKGNVSSQLKHYNPWSMKCHQQQLQRMKENAKHRNQYKFILLENLTSRYEVPCVLDLKMGTRQHGDDASEEKAANQIRKCQQSTSAVIGVRVCGMQVYQAGSGQLMFMNKYHGRKLSVQGFKEALFQFFHNGRYLRRELLGPVLKKLTELKAILERQESYRFYSSSLLVIYDGKEWPEVALDSDAEDLEDLSEESADESAGAYAYKPIGTSSVDVRMIDFAHTTCRLYGEDSVVHEGQDAGYIFGLQSLIDIVTEISEESGE